In Artemia franciscana chromosome 14, ASM3288406v1, whole genome shotgun sequence, the genomic stretch ttaagttaagaaaatatttttatgagcCTAGCAGGAAGAGTTGTGTTTGATATTCATAGACAATAAGCTTTGTATTTCAAGAAGCATTAGCTTTAGTTAAAGAGGTTTGATGAATCCCCAACCAATCGAGCTAAAAGAATACATTTATTTCCCCCAAAGTCTTTAGCTAATTTGTCTGTAATTGCCAAAAAACAATGGaagacataaaaataattatttcacaaAATATAAAGTATCAACAATGCCTAATTTTTTACATCCTGAAGAGGAAAAGACaaattaatcattttaattgtttttcaaccCTTTATTACGAAAAGTAAAAAGATGGAGTGGAAAACAATGCAAGAAAGAAAAGAGACTGAAAATGCAGTACACAATGCTGATAACACAAAGCGAGTACTTGAAACACTGCATCAACACTCAACAATGGAGAGACAACCGCTCGCGTGACAATCCTGTGTTAGAATTTTTGAGTAACCTGACATGGTTTAGTTACTTTAAAATGACTATgcacaaaggttgccgcaacagaTCCTTTGCATTATAAAAGTAATAGGACCAAATTTGCTTAGTATCAGATTTCTGAAGCATTCTCCATAGAGGCGCAGCGTAGCTTTTTTCTGCCACGATTCTACCATATGACGCCGAAGTTCACTTTTAGTGATGGCTAAACGTGAAAAAGAGGGTAGCACGTAAGAAAGTTCCGACGGGGAGGCCCAAATAATTTGTCCATTAGTACAAAAGAACAGAGAGTTTGGGAAACTGATAGGGTTAGAACCTGCGCCACTACAGTTTCTGTAATTCTAGGAAACGGGAAACATTCTTAGCACCGCTTTTATTGTGTCGTCTTGTGACTTCACTAAATAAGTAGAAAGTCTCAAAGAGAATTTGATAACTgaaattatcattatttatcgAAAAACCTTTCATACAGTAGGCACTGCAAAcaacggagaaaaaaaaaagaaaaaatactgtttAGAAACTGATataatttatgttaatttttataggattaaagctgaaattttctgtaagtaataattaatccgagttattttaaattataatccAGTCTGTGCAAAGAAGACCCATTTTACCCTGGGGAAGTCTTGGCAGGCTAAGTAACGATTTCGACATCCCATAGTCAATCTCCGCTGAGAATGGCAAATGAAGACTTTGGTCTTCATTTCTAACTTCATTAAGGTTTCTAAGTATAACTGTgcatacctaatttttttcaataccaTTTACTTACTAcataatttttgagaatttgtTGACTTACTATAGAGTGGTGACAAGAGTCCACATGTTGTCAGCTTTCTAGTGATTGCgtagattttttttacctttggtttctcaaatttttaccaaaatgaaaaatttaagtcgCAATGTCagatatttattaattttgttcttaCAACCACACTTCATTGCGagaaacagtattttttatgttaaaaaaagaaaaatatttatgctCCATTACCTTGTGTAAGCAAGTTCAATTAATCGGTCGCATCcgttttcttttatattgttAGGATCCTgacaattcaattttaattcaattcaattcaatcatatatatttaaacaaaaacacataattacatgtacataatctgtcaggaaagcacaaaagtgcttgacttGGGCAGAAATTCAACTagagaataattaaacaatcaacaaacagaaacaacgaatcgactggatttatcaaaaaaaagaaaaaagttgggtgacgaagagaaagaaaagaaaaaaagaaaagaaaagaaaaagaccgaaaagaggaggaccgcacgatattcaaatctaaacagtatttgtgtaacgacccttcactgctcgcttgaaggtaataaggttatttgagtccctgatttccaaggggattgaattcTAGACAGCTGgtgcaaaaaaaatctaattaaaaagaaGCTCTTTTTGTTGACGGTGTCTCGTGGACCATGTCACATGAACTTCGCGTTTCATAAGTATGCAAATCTTGATTTAAAgtggataaattttcaaatgacgaTGGAAGGAGgctgttaaaatatttaaaacaaaaagttgcaATCAGAAAATCCCTAGTCTTTGACACgtcaaatattttagtaaatatgaaaaggaGGTTAATGTTATCTGAATGCTGAAGAGGTGATATAATTTCAATGGCCTTATTTTGGATGATCTGGATTTTCTTATAACATGAGATGAAGGTACTTGCTCACATAGAGCATCCACACGACAAATGGGgatgaaaaatagaatgataaataacttcaggatttttttagggAAACGGTATTTAAGACGGTGGATAACTCCAAGGGACCTTGAAAGTTTGTTACCAATCAATTTAGCATGTTCATTCCACGAAATATTCTCATCAATAATAAATCCAAGACATCTACAGGTTTTTActctatttataatattattttttacatttaaattgaGATCTGTTTGGACTGATCTgattctagaaaatggaatataatttgttttaccaTAATTTAGTGTTAAATACTGTGAATCAGCCCACGATATAAATTCAGTCAgagcaatttcaattttttaaaataaagaaggtAGATTTTCACATGCAACAAAAAGAagtgtgtcatctgcaaatgttATGATATTAGCTtcagataaataatatttaaatagtcaatataaatgagaaaaagCAGTGGTCCCATTGCAAATTAAAAAAGCAGTGGCACTCTGATGTTGCGGTTGCATTTTGTACAACTTGAGCTCTATTAATAGATACGAACGAATCCATTTTAAAGCCACATTACGTACACCAAACGATTCAAGAATTTGGAGTAACTTATCATGATCAACAAAGTCAAATGCATTTTTAACATCTAAAAGTAAAACTGCGGGTATTAAGCCTTTATCAAATGCATCATTCACCCAGTCAACCAATTTAAGAATTGCAGGTTCCGCagaaagtcctttgcgaaaCCCAAATTGGGTATCACATAGAAGATTCTGctcctggaggtaatcatacatACTTTTatggactactttctcataaatcttcgaaaaaaaaaggtaaaatagaaatgggtcggtaattactcggttcattttttgacctctctttgtgaaggggtagcactcGGGCTAATTTAaatctttctggaaaagttccttcttcaagtgataaattaatcagatgagAAAGAATAggaataacaattgtttttgttgctttaacaaCTTTTAACGATACTTCGTCTAACTCCACAGGATTGTGATTTCATTCTCATAatgatttcattttcatcacaatttgtaaaaaggaattcagaagtaacatgacaaggtttaagtttggggactggtggacttttttatcttttcactGCTTCATGGCACAGCTTAGAACCTTCCTCTGAAAAATACTTGCATAAATTTTCCGCAATTTCTTTTGgatcattaatatttttttcactgaaattcatcattttaatctggttcttttcctttttatgccCCAGTGACTCATTGATTCTAATCCAAGTCCGCTTCATGTTTCCATTTATCTGTTCAAACTCTTTTTCGTAATAAACTCTTTCAGCGTAccgtttaattttattcagccGATTTCTATACTCTTTGAAAGTCAGGAGTTTCTCATTCGTGGGgtcttttaaataatctttatacagtctattcttcatttttacagaaACAAGGATAACAGTCGTCATTCATACTTTCcgaaggttattttttttttctttttaactttctttaagGGACAACATTTATCAGACTCAGCTAAAAATATAtccataaataaattataagccTTTTCTGCACATTTCCTTTTGAAAACTTCCGAAAAATTGACATGTTCCAAATTTACAGCCAgatttttcaaactattttctGATAAATCTCGATGTTTAATCTCATCTTATGGTGGTTCCCTCTTTAAACTATCAATTTTACTCATCAACATAAGGTCTTCTGATCCATTAGTAACAAGTACATCGGCCGTACAACTATTCAACAACTGCCCGTCAACAaatatattatctattaaagttgCCGAAGAATGCGTTATTCTCGTTGGAATTGTTACTAAGGGATACAAATAAGACGACAACATTGTATTAAGGAAATCAACACGATCATCTGGATTTAATAGAACAATATTGAAATCTCCCATTAACactacctttttcttttcttttgcaacTTGTGACAGAAGAATTtcaaatacatctaaaaaatctTTCTTCGAAAATGATGGtactttatattttattccAGACAGTAGCTTTTCTGACCATGACGACCTTATTTCAATAAACAATGTTTCGAGTTTAACCTTCAAGCCAGAGTGAAAGGTCATGTCTTACCTCATAATCTACATCACTTCTTATTAAAGCGACTAGTCCTCCTCTCTGAATAAAAGAGCGACCTTTATATTCAACCTTATACCCTGGAACAGAAAAATCCATTGTTCAGGTTCTCATCGCTCAAAAACATTTCACATAGGCCTACAAACAATGGTTGCGATTTAAGACACTCCATTGTCCACAGCAAAGAACATTTAGCTGATTGGAATCCTTGGCAGTTCCAAAAAAGTAACGAATTTCCATTACATACATCGCATTTAGTAAAATCTTCAAGTTCAACGCATGAACTATCATTAGGGTACTTTTTTAATCCAGCTTTAAATCCCTGACCAAACGAAACATCTGAAAACACATCATCAATAGCTAATCTATTTTCCTCCTAATTTTTCAATCGATCATGGGACCCTGATATGACCTAAGcgcaaaaagaaattaataaagagTACAAGCAGagacaaaaaaagtgaaaagcataaatgagaaaaagaaacacaaaagtAGGGTATCGCAAGCGGAAAATGGCTGAAAGAACAAAGAGTGAGAAACATGGCACTGCACAAACTGACATGAGAAAAGCAGTAAATAAGGTGATGATCCTTCACCGATAAGATCCTTTGCACTTCGTATTTTCCTGATATTCGGACCCTGTTTGACAAAAATCATTCCATCGATTGAACATACGTTCTTTGAACCAAGTTTGTTTCGAGCCAAATCAAGCAGGTGTTTACGCTTTCTCGTTAAGTACTCCGAGACAAATACACCAGTTTTTGCTAGTTTAGACTTAGCCATGAACACCGTTTTTGCAGTATCCAGATTACGAAACACAACAAACAAACGGAAACAAACGAATCAAACAAACGGTAGACACGTTAGAACTGTTGGAGACTGGATTTGATGGATTCTGGAACCGACGAACGCTCAGGATGTGTGAATTTCCAATATCCGGTAGTCCCATTTTTTCCACAATAACTTGTTTCACTGACATCTCAAAACTAGCTCCTTGTGCTTGCTTTAAACCACTAAAAATAAGCGTATCCATTATCGTTTTCTGGTCCATATCATCAAGTTTTAGTTCAATCACTTCGATTCTGTCTTCCAGAGatgaaatttgcttttttagcCCAGATaacatcaaggaggcacactcgtgcctctttaaagaggcaaaccacgacaatgttaagcgaccttcggttccagtggtcgcagagggatggggagggatgcatttcgtagcccgagatccaactaagaaacctgccaaatttcatccccctccgacttttccttcatggggaaaatctggccgaaagtttcgacccgtcaacccccccccccccatttaacgttgtccgatcgggctgaaattcacaagttaaggtcccctagggcccaggagcttatccgcgaaatttcagctcgatccgataacttcttccctgttttccagaaaccacgcatagccacttaatgttcatattctccttttgtttttttccatcaCGCCTACAgatcacagccgacatcggatctgggtgtacgaagactcattcgacgcagaattctccgagtaattttcctggaaagtttcgtcggaaaatcttaacccccccgattttctagcttagaaaaacccatttccccatacgagcccatgttaatttttgaaattcttgaaagttatttttaactgttaGCTCACGTTAACTGTTAGCTacccggttagctcagtcggtagagcgtgggactttcaATCCTAAGGttaagggttcaagtcccttatcgggcggtttttttttcacaacctctcctaattcctgtacgttttttttagagttttggttactattgagccgggtctctccttactacagttcgttaccacgaactgtttgatgtcttCTGTGACTGATGATGCTAGCCCTGTAGCAGGTACCGTGCTCAAATTGTCACGAACCCTTTGTTCAATTTCATTTCTCAAACCACTTCGCAGATTTTCAAGTTCCTTTTGAGCATTGTCCACAACGGAGGCAATAGAAGCCCGATCCAAGTTTAACTTTTCTAAGTAAATATCTGGAAAAGTGGTAACTTCGCTGAATGCATTTGCTActcctttggttttttttcttcacagcttcatcaaaattttcttggtATGGTTCAAGCTGAGATTCTTGAACCGTTAATACCTCATGCGTGCCGGAACAGAAAACAACCTAGTGTGGTCCGTTTTTCTTTTGAACAGTATCCACAATTCCAACCGGCCCTTTTGGATATCCTTTGAATTTTGCAAACATTAGTCCTCTAATGTCGAATCCTCCAGGCATATCagataattagaaaaatgtta encodes the following:
- the LOC136035764 gene encoding uncharacterized protein LOC136035764; amino-acid sequence: MYDYLQEQNLLCDTQFGFRKGLSAEPAILKLVDWVNDAFDKGLIPAVLLLDVKNAFDFVDHDKLLQILESFGVRNVALKWIRSYLLIELKLYKMQPQHQSATAFLICNGTTAFSHLY